Proteins from a single region of Candidatus Alcyoniella australis:
- a CDS encoding DUF2752 domain-containing protein has protein sequence MSKPYAQRPIKAEQIERPLGSGWLSRRIFVLDKRASDEWIYFILFGGVILSTLLIPVFNSAPFDACGFHRATGLPCPGCGSTRAFVAMGHGQFNTAWTFNPSAVVLYLLMLFRWLLSVPAIIRPLKIKLFSSSLTITILVVYLVLHLAHGILRLVLVHQGKIPWPPNI, from the coding sequence CCGATCAAGGCCGAACAGATCGAACGACCGTTGGGCAGCGGTTGGCTCTCGCGCCGAATTTTCGTGCTGGACAAGCGCGCCTCGGACGAGTGGATCTACTTCATCTTGTTCGGCGGTGTAATTCTTTCAACGCTTTTAATACCGGTGTTCAACAGCGCACCTTTCGACGCCTGCGGGTTCCATCGCGCTACCGGGTTGCCCTGCCCGGGATGCGGCAGCACGCGGGCCTTTGTGGCCATGGGGCATGGGCAATTCAACACAGCCTGGACCTTCAACCCTTCGGCGGTAGTGCTCTACCTGTTGATGCTCTTTCGCTGGCTGCTCAGCGTGCCGGCAATAATCAGGCCGCTCAAAATTAAACTGTTCTCATCCAGTTTGACGATCACGATCCTGGTGGTCTATCTGGTGCTGCACCTGGCACACGGCATCTTGCGGCTGGTGCTGGTGCACCAGGGGAAAATCCCCTGGCCGCCGAACATCTGA